The following coding sequences lie in one Yoonia sp. G8-12 genomic window:
- a CDS encoding helix-turn-helix domain-containing protein: protein MDLLIPKRLATLGHPQRLAVFRLLMRRHPDRVPATELALALDLKPNTLSNYVNALMQTGLVSQEREGTSLRYAIDMDVARQTIDYLLLDCCRSRPEICAPSYGTSSVSAAHRPYNVLFLCTGNSARSIFAEAILRQIAGDRFHAFSAGTHPQPSINPITREVLQHNGYDTATLTSKHLSIFQGPDAPVFDFVFTVCDAAANEDCPAWPNQPVTAHWGLPDPVRVTGTHAQQISAFRQVFDALVQRLRRFADLPFTSFDPVSLQRAIDDLARLETKETV from the coding sequence ATGGATTTATTGATTCCGAAACGACTGGCGACGCTTGGCCACCCGCAACGGCTCGCGGTGTTTCGCCTGTTGATGCGCCGCCACCCTGATCGCGTTCCCGCGACAGAATTGGCTTTGGCGCTCGATCTCAAGCCCAATACCCTCTCCAACTATGTGAATGCATTGATGCAAACGGGTCTGGTCAGCCAAGAACGCGAAGGAACGTCCTTGCGCTACGCCATTGACATGGATGTAGCGCGACAGACCATCGACTATCTTTTGTTGGATTGTTGTCGCAGTCGGCCAGAAATTTGTGCGCCCAGCTATGGCACCTCTAGCGTTTCAGCAGCGCACCGTCCTTACAACGTCCTCTTTCTTTGCACGGGAAACTCTGCCCGTTCCATTTTTGCCGAAGCCATTTTGCGCCAGATCGCTGGTGATCGGTTTCATGCCTTTTCAGCAGGAACCCACCCGCAACCCAGTATCAACCCGATCACGCGCGAGGTTTTGCAGCACAACGGCTATGACACAGCAACTCTGACGTCTAAACATCTCAGCATTTTTCAAGGACCAGATGCGCCGGTCTTTGATTTTGTTTTTACCGTCTGCGATGCCGCAGCCAACGAAGACTGCCCGGCCTGGCCAAACCAACCGGTTACTGCGCATTGGGGCCTGCCTGATCCTGTCAGGGTCACCGGCACGCACGCCCAACAGATCAGCGCATTCCGGCAAGTCTTTGATGCCCTTGTCCAGCGGCTTCGTCGGTTTGCCGACCTGCCATTCACATCCTTTGACCCCGTGTCGCTGCAACGCGCCATTGATGATCTTGCACGCCTCGAAACGAAAGAAACGGTATGA
- the urtA gene encoding urea ABC transporter substrate-binding protein encodes MTFKTSAFVLTALLGTTSMAAAQCADPIKVGVLHSLSGTMAISETTLKDTMELLIENQNAAGGLLGCEIEAVVVDPASDWPLFAEKARELLTVSEVDVIFGSWTSVSRKSALPVLEELNGLMFYPVQYEGEESSRNVFYTGAAPNQQAIPATDYFLEELGVEKFALLGTDYVYPRTTNNILEAYLQSKGIPAEDIFVNYTPFGHSDWATIVADVVALGADGKQVGVISTINGDANIGFYKELAAAGVSADDLPVVAFSVGEEELSGLDTSDLVGHLAAWNYFQSAESDLNDEWVAAWKAKMGEERVTNDPMEAHFIGFNMWVNAVTEAGTTDVDAVREAMYGQEFPNLTGGTAVMLPNHHLAKPVLIGEITADGQFDIISQTSEVPGDAWTDYLPESAVLVSDWQTLGCGMYNTETETCVQLTSNY; translated from the coding sequence ATGACCTTTAAAACTTCTGCATTTGTTTTGACTGCCTTGCTGGGCACGACATCTATGGCTGCCGCGCAATGCGCCGATCCAATCAAAGTGGGCGTGCTCCACTCGCTCTCGGGCACGATGGCGATTTCGGAAACCACGCTCAAAGACACAATGGAATTGCTGATCGAGAACCAGAACGCCGCAGGCGGTTTGCTGGGGTGTGAAATCGAAGCTGTTGTTGTCGATCCGGCATCCGATTGGCCGCTCTTTGCAGAGAAAGCGCGTGAATTGCTGACTGTCAGCGAAGTTGACGTGATCTTTGGCAGTTGGACATCTGTAAGCCGCAAATCCGCGCTGCCAGTCTTGGAAGAGCTGAACGGCCTGATGTTCTACCCGGTACAGTATGAGGGCGAGGAAAGCTCGCGCAACGTCTTCTACACTGGTGCCGCACCAAACCAGCAGGCAATCCCTGCGACGGATTACTTCCTTGAAGAGCTTGGCGTCGAGAAATTCGCGCTGCTTGGCACGGACTATGTTTACCCACGGACAACCAACAACATCCTTGAGGCTTATTTGCAGTCCAAAGGCATCCCTGCCGAGGATATCTTTGTGAACTACACGCCTTTCGGTCATTCCGACTGGGCAACAATCGTTGCTGATGTGGTCGCGCTTGGTGCAGACGGCAAGCAGGTTGGCGTGATTTCCACAATCAACGGCGATGCAAACATCGGGTTCTACAAGGAACTGGCGGCGGCGGGTGTCTCTGCCGATGACCTGCCTGTTGTGGCCTTCTCAGTTGGCGAAGAAGAGCTTTCGGGGCTCGATACATCTGACCTTGTCGGTCACTTGGCCGCTTGGAACTATTTTCAGTCCGCTGAATCTGACCTGAACGATGAATGGGTCGCAGCATGGAAAGCCAAGATGGGCGAAGAGCGTGTGACCAACGACCCGATGGAGGCTCATTTCATTGGCTTCAACATGTGGGTGAATGCGGTGACCGAAGCCGGCACGACGGACGTCGATGCCGTGCGCGAGGCGATGTATGGACAGGAATTCCCGAACCTGACAGGCGGCACGGCGGTCATGCTGCCAAACCACCACCTGGCCAAACCTGTGTTGATTGGTGAAATCACCGCCGATGGTCAATTCGACATCATCAGCCAGACCTCCGAGGTGCCGGGCGATGCGTGGACGGATTACCTGCCGGAATCTGCAGTGCTGGTCTCGGATTGGCAAACACTGGGTTGCGGGATGTATAACACCGAAACTGAAACTTGCGTGCAGTTGACCTCCAACTACTAA
- the urtB gene encoding urea ABC transporter permease subunit UrtB — MLRMLSLALSLWFFLPVSAHAQNLQDILQTHQSEVLSPGRQSVGIVLDDLVASGLPQALPFLEAWRDREIVQRDSDGLFFRAIEVDDAITLQDLDTGTTTTVANDDDLTEARPNGGVRRAIGDALVQFQLSDPDIMRRQAAVDAIARSMDASQLGPLEASIADEPDPTLKETKERLAGMLAVLFGDTQEVRIAAIAGMADDLSVDVRAVLNTVLSTEPQVANTLPEDANIAQVLTVGNDVTDTEAYAQLIAADLAPPIVTNAQIREALVANIAGDIVGGVAVSDLNTDAARAAAYDALAAEGLVAPRVTPEEQEAAIAAHVFYLQYDEPDPVITDAAAKSLAAIETKVAFSQSVDLGLDALSLASIYFLAAIGLAITFGVMGVINMAHGEFIMMGAYTGFVVQQFVPDYTLSIIIALPLAFAITFGAGVAMERLVIRHLYHRPLETLLATFGISIALQQLAKNIFGTQARPLTSPEWLSGALVINDVIAISYIRIAIFVLALMFLGLILFVLKRTRLGLEVRAVTQNPGMAASMGINPDKINMLTFGLGSGIAGIAGVAIGLYAKVTSEMGADYIVQSFMTVVVGGVGNVWGTLAGASLIGFLQKGIEWLNPSNTLAAQTYMILFIILFIQFRPKGIVALKGRAAAD; from the coding sequence ATGCTGCGAATGCTTTCCTTGGCCCTGTCATTGTGGTTTTTTCTGCCTGTCTCCGCACACGCGCAAAACCTGCAAGACATCCTACAAACCCACCAAAGCGAAGTACTTAGCCCCGGACGGCAGAGCGTGGGTATTGTGCTGGATGATCTGGTCGCCAGCGGGTTACCACAGGCGCTGCCGTTTCTAGAGGCTTGGCGCGACCGCGAGATCGTGCAGCGTGACAGCGACGGCTTGTTTTTCCGTGCGATTGAAGTGGATGACGCGATCACATTGCAAGACCTCGACACGGGCACGACAACCACCGTCGCAAATGATGACGACCTGACTGAGGCGCGCCCCAATGGTGGTGTGCGGCGCGCAATCGGCGATGCGCTAGTGCAGTTCCAGTTGTCCGATCCTGATATAATGCGTCGCCAAGCGGCTGTTGATGCGATTGCCCGCAGCATGGATGCAAGCCAGCTTGGGCCATTGGAGGCCTCGATCGCGGATGAACCTGACCCGACCCTGAAGGAGACGAAAGAACGTCTTGCCGGAATGCTGGCGGTGCTGTTTGGCGACACCCAAGAAGTGCGGATCGCCGCCATCGCAGGCATGGCTGATGATCTTTCGGTTGATGTGCGGGCGGTTTTGAACACCGTGTTGTCGACGGAACCGCAGGTCGCAAATACCCTGCCAGAGGATGCCAATATCGCCCAAGTCCTGACCGTCGGTAATGATGTCACCGACACAGAGGCCTACGCGCAGCTGATCGCAGCAGACCTTGCGCCACCGATTGTGACAAATGCCCAAATCCGAGAAGCGCTTGTGGCGAACATCGCCGGCGACATTGTGGGTGGTGTCGCGGTCAGCGACCTGAACACAGATGCCGCACGTGCGGCAGCCTATGATGCACTTGCGGCCGAGGGGCTGGTCGCCCCGCGCGTCACGCCCGAGGAGCAAGAGGCGGCTATCGCCGCGCATGTCTTTTATCTGCAATACGACGAACCTGATCCTGTGATCACCGATGCCGCTGCAAAGTCGCTTGCGGCCATTGAAACCAAGGTCGCGTTTAGCCAAAGCGTTGATCTGGGGCTGGATGCTCTATCGCTGGCTTCGATCTATTTTCTGGCCGCGATCGGCCTTGCCATCACTTTTGGTGTGATGGGCGTGATCAACATGGCCCATGGCGAATTCATCATGATGGGGGCCTATACCGGCTTTGTTGTGCAGCAATTCGTACCTGATTACACGCTGTCGATCATCATCGCGCTGCCTTTGGCGTTCGCGATTACATTCGGGGCCGGTGTCGCGATGGAGCGTTTGGTGATCCGCCATCTTTACCATCGCCCGCTTGAAACTCTGTTGGCGACCTTCGGTATCTCAATTGCATTGCAGCAGCTGGCCAAGAACATCTTCGGCACCCAAGCGCGCCCGCTCACGTCACCTGAATGGCTGAGCGGGGCGCTGGTGATCAACGATGTGATTGCGATCAGCTATATCCGCATCGCGATTTTCGTTTTGGCACTTATGTTTCTGGGCCTGATCCTTTTCGTGCTCAAACGCACGCGGTTGGGGCTGGAAGTGCGTGCCGTCACCCAGAACCCCGGCATGGCGGCCTCGATGGGGATCAACCCAGACAAGATTAACATGCTGACCTTCGGGCTGGGGTCCGGCATTGCAGGCATCGCCGGTGTCGCGATTGGACTTTATGCGAAAGTGACATCCGAGATGGGCGCGGATTACATCGTCCAAAGTTTTATGACCGTGGTTGTGGGTGGTGTGGGCAATGTCTGGGGGACACTGGCTGGCGCGTCGCTGATCGGTTTCCTGCAAAAGGGGATCGAGTGGTTGAACCCGTCCAACACGCTGGCCGCACAGACCTACATGATCCTTTTCATCATCCTGTTCATTCAATTCCGGCCAAAGGGCATCGTCGCCCTCAAAGGCCGTGCGGCGGCGGATTAA
- the urtD gene encoding urea ABC transporter ATP-binding protein UrtD: MSMLLEVSGVTVTFDGFRAINNLSINFAPTELRAIIGPNGAGKTTFMDIVTGKTKPDEGHVIWGERNISLLGMSESQIAREGIGRKFQKPTVFEAQTVRQNLAMALKNPRGPFAVLMHKKTKSNAERIEDISGQVGLSDSLTRVAGELSHGQKQWLEIGMLLAQEPRLMLVDEPAAGMTPEEREKTTDILKEAAKTRAVVVVEHDMEFVRRLDCKVTVLHEGAVLAEGSLDHVTSNQTVIDVYLGRAHA, from the coding sequence ATGAGCATGCTTTTGGAGGTCTCCGGCGTGACCGTCACCTTTGACGGGTTTCGAGCGATCAACAACCTGTCGATCAACTTTGCCCCGACCGAGTTGCGCGCCATCATCGGGCCGAATGGTGCAGGTAAGACAACCTTTATGGATATCGTGACCGGCAAGACCAAACCGGACGAGGGCCACGTGATTTGGGGTGAAAGGAATATCTCGCTTCTGGGTATGTCCGAGAGCCAGATTGCCCGCGAAGGGATCGGGCGGAAGTTCCAGAAACCCACTGTGTTCGAGGCGCAGACGGTGCGGCAGAACCTTGCCATGGCACTCAAAAACCCCCGTGGGCCTTTTGCGGTGCTGATGCATAAGAAAACCAAATCCAATGCGGAACGAATCGAAGACATCTCAGGACAGGTTGGTCTGTCCGATAGCCTGACCCGCGTGGCGGGTGAGCTGAGCCATGGCCAAAAACAATGGCTCGAAATCGGGATGCTGCTGGCGCAAGAGCCGCGCTTGATGCTGGTGGATGAACCCGCTGCGGGTATGACGCCCGAAGAGCGTGAAAAGACTACTGACATCCTCAAAGAAGCGGCCAAGACGCGGGCTGTTGTCGTGGTGGAGCATGACATGGAATTTGTCCGCCGCCTTGATTGCAAGGTTACTGTCCTGCACGAAGGGGCGGTTTTGGCGGAAGGCAGCCTTGATCATGTGACGTCTAACCAGACAGTGATTGATGTCTATCTGGGGCGTGCCCATGCTTGA